The following are from one region of the Petrotoga mobilis SJ95 genome:
- a CDS encoding amidohydrolase, with amino-acid sequence MIIPPYELRHKIHENPELSLEEYQTTELLEKTIKEAATFYNVDINVYKPLKTGLIVEYNGGSGEEYLLFRADIDALNIKEKTKVDFKSKNEYMHACGHDVHTAILYGFFLNVIKNKVNKNIVFLFQPAEESKGGAQRVIESGILDKYNIKAAFALHVNDEFPVGTIASTRGTLFASALEFFVDFEGVSSHLAFPHQSKNALNALRIFLDVLDKLPKNPMEPFVIGVGKVNAGSAINILPGNSHVEGSIRGVNSENNLKYFEDMRNVLSGIKIMTGVDYLLGKGSFYPEVTNDSLLYDKFIPKLSKTFTFIDCGLKMTGEDFGFISKKYPSLMCWLGSSKGEHHGLHNPEFLPPDEVIDVGIQVFETFLD; translated from the coding sequence ATGATCATTCCACCCTACGAATTGAGACATAAAATACATGAGAATCCGGAATTATCTCTTGAAGAGTATCAAACTACCGAATTATTGGAAAAAACCATAAAAGAAGCCGCCACCTTTTACAACGTTGACATTAACGTATATAAACCTTTAAAAACTGGACTTATTGTTGAGTATAATGGTGGCAGCGGTGAGGAGTACCTTCTTTTTAGGGCAGATATCGATGCTTTAAATATAAAAGAAAAGACCAAAGTTGATTTCAAATCAAAAAATGAATACATGCACGCATGTGGTCATGACGTTCATACCGCTATTTTGTATGGTTTTTTTCTCAACGTGATAAAAAATAAAGTAAATAAAAATATAGTTTTTTTATTTCAACCTGCAGAAGAATCAAAGGGTGGAGCCCAAAGGGTTATCGAAAGTGGAATATTGGATAAGTACAATATAAAAGCGGCTTTTGCACTACATGTCAACGATGAGTTCCCTGTGGGGACCATAGCCTCAACGCGTGGTACGCTTTTTGCTTCAGCCCTTGAGTTCTTTGTGGATTTTGAAGGGGTTTCTTCACATCTTGCCTTTCCCCATCAATCCAAAAATGCGTTGAATGCTCTTCGCATATTTTTAGATGTGCTTGATAAACTTCCAAAAAATCCCATGGAACCTTTTGTAATCGGCGTTGGTAAAGTAAATGCTGGTAGTGCGATTAACATACTACCAGGAAATTCCCATGTCGAAGGAAGTATAAGAGGCGTGAATTCTGAAAATAACCTAAAATACTTCGAAGATATGAGAAACGTACTGTCAGGGATAAAGATCATGACAGGGGTTGATTACTTGTTGGGCAAAGGTTCTTTTTATCCCGAAGTTACTAACGATTCGTTACTATATGACAAGTTTATTCCTAAACTTTCTAAAACATTTACATTTATTGATTGTGGACTAAAAATGACGGGTGAAGACTTTGGCTTCATATCAAAAAAATACCCTTCACTAATGTGTTGGTTAGGAAGTTCTAAAGGTGAACACCATGGTCTTCATAACCCTGAATTTTTGCCTCCCGATGAGGTAATAGATGTTGGGATCCAGGTTTTTGAAACATTTTTAGACTAA